One Mesorhizobium sp. J428 DNA segment encodes these proteins:
- a CDS encoding BMP family protein, with amino-acid sequence MNKPNNLIVTRRALMQALGAGAALAAMPSLAGRAFAQEKLKVAAVYTVPFEQQWVSRIHQAALKAKDRGDIDYVATENVSNTDYERVMREYAEAGNKLILGEVFGVEEAARTVAADYPDTAFLMGSSFKPDDAVPNFAPFDNYIQDASYLTGIIAGAMTKSKNIGMVGGFPIPEVNRLMHAFMAGVKETAPDAKFQVAFIGSWFDPPKAKETAFAQIDAGADVMYAERFGVSDAAKEKGVLAIGNVIDTQKDYPETVVASALWHFEPTLDKAIAEVKAGTFKAADYGVYSFMKEGGCSIAPLGTFEGKVPADVMAKVAEKEKAIKDGSFTVAINDEEPKSS; translated from the coding sequence ATGAACAAACCCAACAATCTTATCGTGACGCGTCGCGCCCTGATGCAGGCGCTCGGAGCCGGTGCCGCGCTCGCCGCGATGCCGAGCCTTGCCGGCCGCGCATTTGCGCAGGAAAAGCTCAAGGTGGCGGCCGTCTATACCGTTCCGTTCGAGCAGCAGTGGGTATCGCGCATCCACCAGGCGGCGCTGAAGGCCAAGGACCGCGGCGACATCGACTATGTCGCGACCGAGAACGTCTCCAACACCGACTATGAGCGCGTGATGCGCGAATATGCCGAGGCGGGCAACAAGCTGATCCTCGGCGAGGTGTTCGGCGTGGAGGAGGCCGCCCGCACCGTCGCCGCCGACTATCCCGACACCGCCTTCCTGATGGGCTCGTCCTTCAAGCCGGACGACGCAGTGCCGAACTTCGCGCCCTTCGACAACTACATCCAGGATGCGTCCTACCTCACCGGCATCATCGCTGGCGCGATGACCAAGTCGAAGAACATCGGCATGGTCGGCGGCTTCCCGATCCCCGAGGTCAACCGCCTGATGCATGCCTTCATGGCGGGCGTGAAGGAGACGGCGCCCGACGCGAAGTTCCAGGTCGCCTTCATCGGCTCCTGGTTCGACCCGCCCAAGGCCAAGGAAACCGCCTTCGCCCAGATCGATGCCGGCGCCGACGTGATGTATGCCGAGCGCTTCGGCGTCTCGGACGCTGCCAAGGAAAAGGGCGTGCTGGCGATCGGCAACGTCATCGACACGCAGAAGGACTATCCGGAGACCGTCGTCGCCTCCGCGCTCTGGCACTTCGAACCGACGCTCGACAAGGCGATCGCCGAGGTCAAGGCCGGCACCTTCAAGGCAGCCGACTACGGCGTCTATTCCTTCATGAAGGAAGGCGGCTGCTCGATCGCCCCGCTCGGCACCTTCGAGGGCAAGGTGCCCGCCGACGTCATGGCCAAGGTCGCCGAGAAGGAGAAGGCGATCAAGGACGGGTCCTTCACCGTCGCGATCAACGACGAGGAGCCGAAGTCGAGCTGA
- a CDS encoding ABC transporter ATP-binding protein — MTVLRLASITKRFGSLVANDAISLDLARGEVVALLGENGAGKTTLMNILFGHYVADEGTVEAFGKPMPPGDPRAALDAGVGMVHQHFTLADNMTVLENIALGTEPLFSPRFSRQAAREKIRKLSADFGLEVDPDRMVAALTVGERQRVEILKALYRDARILILDEPTAVLTPLETDALFATLRKLVAEGLSIIFISHKLHEVMAISDRVVVLRTGKVAGERRTADTDRKELAALMVGQELVPPPVPAPVRGAMLLSLRAVSTEGGRNPLRAVDLVLYGGEITGVAGVSGNGQAALAGLLSGTVRASAGDYAIAGASVADWSPSLALAKGVARIPEDRHAVGAIADMSVMENVISERYRTARFSRRGIMDWKAARAFAEELIRDYDVKCPGPDARIRLLSGGNMQKLILGRALDPEPAIILANQPTRGLDVGAIAYVHGRLLEARARGAAVLLISEDLDEILTLSDRIVVMSGGRISSASARAERTVRELGELMAGRLDHAV; from the coding sequence ATGACCGTCCTCCGCCTTGCCTCGATCACCAAGCGCTTCGGGTCGCTCGTCGCCAACGACGCGATCTCGCTTGATCTCGCGCGCGGTGAGGTGGTGGCGCTGCTCGGCGAGAACGGCGCCGGCAAGACGACGCTGATGAACATTCTCTTCGGCCACTATGTCGCAGACGAGGGCACGGTCGAGGCCTTCGGCAAACCGATGCCGCCCGGCGATCCGCGCGCAGCACTCGATGCCGGCGTCGGCATGGTTCATCAGCATTTCACGCTGGCCGACAACATGACGGTTCTCGAAAACATCGCGCTCGGCACCGAGCCGCTGTTTTCCCCTCGCTTCTCCCGTCAGGCCGCACGGGAGAAGATCAGGAAGCTCTCCGCAGATTTCGGCCTGGAGGTCGATCCCGACCGCATGGTCGCCGCACTTACCGTCGGCGAGCGCCAGCGGGTCGAGATTCTCAAGGCCCTCTACCGCGACGCCCGCATCCTCATCCTTGACGAGCCGACGGCCGTGCTCACCCCGCTTGAAACCGACGCCCTGTTCGCGACGCTGCGAAAGCTCGTCGCCGAGGGCCTGTCGATCATCTTCATCTCGCACAAGCTGCACGAGGTGATGGCGATCTCCGACCGCGTCGTCGTGCTGCGCACTGGCAAGGTTGCCGGTGAGCGCCGCACCGCCGACACGGACCGCAAGGAACTCGCGGCTCTGATGGTCGGCCAGGAACTCGTCCCGCCGCCGGTCCCGGCGCCCGTGCGCGGCGCGATGCTCTTGTCGCTGCGCGCCGTCTCGACCGAAGGCGGCCGCAACCCGCTGCGTGCCGTCGACCTCGTCCTTTATGGTGGCGAGATCACCGGCGTGGCCGGCGTGTCGGGCAACGGCCAGGCGGCACTCGCCGGCCTCCTCTCCGGCACTGTCCGCGCCTCAGCCGGCGACTATGCCATCGCCGGCGCTTCCGTCGCCGACTGGTCCCCCTCGCTGGCGCTTGCCAAGGGCGTCGCGCGCATTCCGGAAGACCGCCATGCGGTGGGTGCTATCGCCGACATGAGCGTGATGGAGAACGTCATCTCCGAGCGCTACCGCACCGCCCGCTTCTCGAGGCGGGGCATCATGGACTGGAAGGCTGCGCGGGCCTTCGCGGAAGAGCTCATCCGCGACTACGACGTCAAATGCCCCGGCCCCGATGCCCGCATTCGGCTGCTCTCCGGCGGCAACATGCAGAAACTCATCCTCGGCCGGGCGCTCGATCCGGAACCCGCTATCATACTCGCCAACCAACCCACCCGCGGCCTCGACGTCGGCGCCATCGCCTATGTCCACGGCCGCCTGCTGGAAGCGCGCGCGAGGGGAGCGGCGGTGCTGCTGATCTCGGAGGACCTCGACGAGATCCTGACGCTGTCGGACAGGATCGTGGTGATGTCGGGTGGGAGGATATCGAGTGCGTCCGCGCGCGCGGAAAGGACGGTGCGGGAACTGGGCGAGCTGATGGCGGGAAGGCTGGACCATGCTGTCTGA
- a CDS encoding ABC transporter permease → MRLEPKPAPTLAVTLLYPAGAILATVLIASLLVLAAGANPFSVFGLVLKGAAGSQFALMETLTRATPLVFTGLAVAVAFRAKLWNIGAEAQLYAGAIITVVLGTGALPLPAFVLLPLIIVFAALAGAILLLGPAVLKVRFGVDEVVTTLLLNFVMLLFVSMLLEGVLKDPMGLGWPQSQKLIADARLPRIVTGRRLHYGFVLALVCAVSVWFVMKKTTLGYEMRAVGHNPEAARFAGMPVNLILIKTALISGGLAALAGFSEVAGLKGNLTLDLSPGFGYSGIVVAMLAMLNPLGVVVAAIFVAGIFVGADAMSRTAGVPSYIANVMVATALLTMVTAIMLTRYRVRWR, encoded by the coding sequence ATGCGCCTTGAACCCAAGCCCGCGCCCACGCTCGCCGTCACGCTCCTCTATCCCGCAGGTGCGATCCTGGCGACGGTGCTCATCGCCTCGCTGCTCGTGCTCGCTGCCGGCGCCAACCCGTTCTCGGTCTTCGGCCTGGTGCTGAAGGGTGCTGCCGGTTCGCAGTTCGCGCTGATGGAGACGCTGACGCGCGCGACACCGCTGGTTTTCACCGGTCTCGCCGTTGCCGTCGCCTTCCGCGCCAAGCTGTGGAACATCGGCGCCGAGGCGCAGCTCTATGCCGGCGCGATCATCACCGTCGTGCTCGGCACCGGCGCGCTGCCGCTGCCGGCCTTCGTCCTGCTCCCGCTGATCATCGTCTTTGCGGCCCTTGCGGGCGCCATACTCCTGCTCGGCCCTGCCGTGCTGAAGGTGCGGTTCGGCGTCGACGAGGTCGTCACCACCCTGCTCCTCAACTTCGTCATGCTGCTGTTCGTGTCGATGCTGCTGGAGGGCGTGCTGAAGGATCCGATGGGCCTCGGCTGGCCGCAATCGCAGAAGCTGATCGCCGACGCCCGCCTGCCGCGCATCGTCACCGGCCGTCGCCTGCATTACGGCTTCGTCCTTGCGCTGGTCTGCGCCGTCTCCGTCTGGTTCGTGATGAAGAAAACGACGCTCGGCTACGAGATGCGCGCCGTCGGCCATAACCCGGAGGCCGCCCGCTTTGCCGGCATGCCGGTCAACCTGATCCTCATCAAGACCGCGCTGATCTCCGGCGGGCTGGCGGCGCTGGCCGGGTTCTCCGAAGTCGCGGGGCTGAAGGGCAATCTGACCCTCGATCTGTCGCCGGGCTTCGGCTACTCCGGCATTGTGGTGGCCATGCTCGCCATGCTCAACCCGCTCGGCGTCGTGGTCGCCGCCATCTTCGTCGCTGGCATCTTCGTTGGTGCGGACGCGATGAGCCGCACCGCGGGCGTGCCCTCCTACATCGCCAACGTGATGGTCGCGACCGCGTTGCTGACCATGGTGACCGCGATCATGCTGACGCGGTATCGGGTGAGGTGGAGGTGA
- a CDS encoding ABC transporter permease, which produces MTEAFDILFQTTFWVAAIRIASPLIFATMGELICERAGVLNLGIEGIMVAGAFAGWFTVYSGGDLWAGVVVAALTGAAFGLLHSTLTVPLGLSQHVVGIGVTLLATSLTYFTYRLALPEVTSPPKIEPFQPLPISVLSDIPLVGQALFAQTPLTYLAFLTVAVVAWALYRTPLGLAVRAAGENPSAVEAQGISVTAIRMGAVMVGSALMAVGGAFLTMSAFNSFFFEMVNGRGWVCIALVVFGSWRPGKALLGAVLFAAFDAYQVRLQQVTGGVVPYQLFLMLPYLLSILALVLVARRATYPKALMVPYQKGER; this is translated from the coding sequence ATGACCGAAGCCTTCGACATCCTCTTCCAGACCACGTTCTGGGTCGCCGCGATCCGGATCGCCTCGCCGCTGATCTTCGCCACGATGGGCGAGCTGATCTGCGAGCGGGCGGGGGTGCTCAACCTCGGCATCGAGGGCATCATGGTCGCCGGCGCCTTCGCCGGCTGGTTCACCGTATACTCCGGCGGCGACCTGTGGGCGGGCGTCGTGGTCGCGGCGCTGACGGGTGCGGCCTTCGGCCTGCTGCACTCGACGCTCACCGTCCCGCTCGGCCTCTCCCAGCACGTCGTCGGCATCGGCGTCACGCTGCTCGCCACTTCGCTCACCTATTTCACCTACCGGCTCGCGCTGCCCGAGGTCACCTCGCCGCCGAAGATCGAGCCCTTCCAGCCGCTGCCGATCTCGGTTCTCTCGGACATCCCACTCGTAGGCCAAGCCCTCTTCGCCCAGACCCCGCTCACCTATCTGGCCTTCCTCACCGTCGCCGTCGTCGCCTGGGCGCTCTACCGCACGCCTTTGGGTCTCGCCGTCCGCGCCGCGGGCGAGAACCCGTCGGCCGTCGAGGCGCAAGGCATCTCCGTCACCGCTATCCGCATGGGCGCGGTCATGGTGGGCTCTGCGCTGATGGCAGTCGGCGGTGCCTTCCTCACCATGTCGGCGTTCAATTCCTTCTTCTTCGAGATGGTCAACGGGCGCGGCTGGGTGTGCATCGCGCTGGTCGTCTTCGGCTCGTGGCGGCCCGGCAAGGCATTGCTCGGCGCCGTCCTCTTCGCCGCCTTCGACGCCTACCAGGTGCGCCTGCAGCAGGTCACTGGTGGCGTGGTGCCGTACCAGCTCTTCCTGATGCTGCCATATCTTCTCTCCATCCTCGCCCTCGTGCTGGTCGCCCGCCGCGCGACCTATCCCAAGGCGCTGATGGTGCCGTACCAGAAAGGCGAAAGATGA
- a CDS encoding amidohydrolase family protein, whose amino-acid sequence MTFDLLVRGGILPDGTRADIGITGETIAAIAPNLSAEAGRIVDATDCLVASPFVDPHFHMDATLSYGIPRVNASGTLLEGIALWGELKPLLTHEAVKERALAYCDWAVSMGLLAIRTHVDTCDDRLLAVEALLEVKKEIAPYIDLQLVAFPQDGLYRDPTARQNTIRALDMGVDVVGGIPHFERTMADGTRSVTDLCEIAAERGLLVDMHCDETDDPLSRHIEQLAYETQRLGLQGRVNGSHLTSMHSMDNYYVSKLLPLMAEAQVSAIPNPLINIMLQGRHDTFPKRRGMTRVKEMLALGIRVGFGQDCCLDPWYSLGTADMLDVAFMGLHVAQMSHPAEMAKCFDMVTTESAAIMHLDYYGLAVGKRASLVVLDAGNKTEAVRLRAERLAVVARGKVVAERPRRDTTLALPGRPGSVNRRHRTPE is encoded by the coding sequence ATGACCTTCGACCTCCTCGTCCGCGGCGGCATCCTGCCCGACGGCACCCGCGCCGACATAGGCATCACCGGCGAGACGATCGCGGCCATTGCGCCGAACCTGTCGGCCGAGGCCGGCCGCATCGTCGACGCAACGGACTGCCTGGTCGCGTCGCCCTTCGTCGACCCGCATTTCCACATGGACGCGACGCTTTCCTACGGCATCCCTCGGGTCAACGCGTCGGGCACGCTGCTCGAAGGCATCGCGCTATGGGGCGAGTTGAAGCCGCTGCTGACGCATGAAGCGGTGAAGGAGAGGGCGCTGGCCTATTGCGACTGGGCGGTGTCGATGGGCCTGCTCGCCATCCGCACCCATGTCGATACCTGCGACGACCGCCTGCTCGCCGTCGAGGCGCTCTTGGAGGTGAAGAAGGAGATCGCGCCCTATATCGACCTGCAGCTCGTCGCCTTCCCGCAGGATGGGCTCTACCGAGACCCGACGGCGCGGCAGAACACGATCCGGGCGCTCGATATGGGCGTCGACGTCGTCGGAGGCATCCCGCATTTCGAGCGTACCATGGCCGACGGCACCCGCTCCGTCACCGACCTCTGCGAAATCGCGGCGGAGCGCGGTCTGCTGGTCGACATGCATTGCGACGAGACGGACGACCCGCTGTCGCGGCACATCGAACAGCTCGCCTACGAGACCCAGCGGCTCGGCCTGCAGGGCCGCGTCAACGGCTCGCATCTCACGTCGATGCACTCGATGGATAACTATTACGTCTCGAAGCTGCTGCCGCTGATGGCGGAAGCGCAGGTCTCCGCAATCCCCAACCCGCTGATCAACATCATGCTGCAGGGCCGCCACGACACGTTTCCCAAGCGCCGTGGTATGACCCGGGTGAAAGAGATGCTCGCGCTCGGTATCCGCGTCGGCTTCGGTCAGGATTGCTGTCTCGACCCGTGGTATTCGCTTGGGACTGCCGACATGCTCGACGTCGCCTTCATGGGCCTCCACGTGGCCCAGATGTCGCATCCGGCGGAGATGGCGAAGTGCTTCGACATGGTCACAACCGAGAGTGCGGCCATCATGCATCTCGACTACTACGGCCTCGCCGTCGGCAAGCGCGCCTCGCTCGTCGTGCTCGATGCCGGGAACAAAACCGAAGCCGTGCGCCTGCGGGCGGAACGGCTGGCGGTTGTCGCGCGCGGCAAGGTGGTGGCGGAGCGGCCCCGGCGTGACACGACGCTCGCCCTGCCGGGACGACCGGGCAGCGTGAACCGGCGGCACCGGACGCCGGAGTGA
- a CDS encoding Mrp/NBP35 family ATP-binding protein, producing MSISKETVLEKLATIKGPDFEGDIVSLGLVSEIFIADSKVFFSITVPAARAKELEPLRAAAERAVKSLPGVAGAVVALTAEKKGGGMEAAPPRPAPPRPAPAARPAAPPAPPSTQSGKRGVPGVEAIIAVASGKGGVGKSTTAVNLALGLAALGLKVGILDADIYGPSMPKLLGIRGKPTTVDGKILKPMEKYGLKVMSMGFLVEEETPMIWRGPMVMSALTQMLREVDWGALDVLVVDMPPGTGDAQLTMAQQVPLAGAVIVSTPQDLALIDARKGLNMFRKVDVPLLGIVENMSYFVAPDTGRRYDIFGHGGAKAEAERLGVPFLGEVPIEMSIRENSDAGTPVVVAEPEGPIAAVYRDVAARVLERMRAESSSGAAKGPAIVFE from the coding sequence ATGTCCATTTCCAAGGAAACAGTCCTCGAGAAGCTAGCCACCATCAAGGGGCCGGACTTCGAGGGCGACATCGTCTCGCTGGGGCTGGTGTCGGAAATCTTCATCGCCGATTCCAAGGTGTTCTTCTCGATCACCGTGCCCGCCGCCCGCGCCAAGGAGCTCGAGCCGCTGCGCGCGGCCGCCGAGCGCGCGGTGAAATCACTGCCGGGCGTGGCCGGCGCGGTCGTGGCGCTGACGGCGGAGAAGAAGGGCGGCGGCATGGAGGCGGCTCCGCCGCGTCCCGCCCCGCCGCGCCCTGCGCCCGCCGCACGGCCGGCTGCGCCGCCCGCCCCGCCGTCGACGCAGTCCGGCAAGCGCGGAGTGCCCGGCGTCGAGGCGATCATCGCCGTCGCCTCGGGCAAGGGCGGCGTCGGCAAGTCCACCACCGCCGTGAACCTCGCGCTCGGCCTCGCCGCGCTCGGGCTGAAGGTCGGCATCCTCGACGCCGACATCTACGGCCCGTCGATGCCGAAGCTCCTCGGCATCAGGGGCAAGCCGACCACCGTCGACGGCAAGATCCTGAAGCCGATGGAGAAATACGGCCTCAAGGTCATGTCGATGGGCTTCCTGGTCGAGGAGGAGACGCCGATGATCTGGCGCGGGCCGATGGTGATGTCGGCGCTGACGCAGATGCTGCGCGAGGTCGATTGGGGCGCGCTCGACGTGCTGGTGGTCGACATGCCGCCCGGCACCGGCGACGCGCAGCTCACCATGGCCCAGCAGGTGCCGCTCGCCGGCGCCGTCATCGTCTCGACCCCGCAGGACCTGGCGCTGATCGACGCGCGCAAGGGCTTGAACATGTTCAGGAAAGTCGACGTGCCGCTGCTCGGCATCGTCGAGAACATGAGCTACTTCGTCGCTCCCGACACTGGCCGGCGCTACGACATCTTCGGTCATGGTGGCGCGAAGGCGGAGGCGGAGCGTCTCGGCGTGCCGTTCCTCGGCGAAGTGCCGATCGAGATGTCGATCCGCGAGAATTCGGATGCCGGCACGCCGGTCGTGGTGGCAGAGCCGGAAGGGCCGATCGCCGCGGTCTATCGCGACGTGGCGGCTAGGGTGCTGGAGCGCATGCGTGCGGAATCCTCGTCGGGTGCGGCGAAAGGCCCGGCGATCGTTTTTGAGTAA